Sequence from the Nocardia brasiliensis genome:
CGGCGCAGCGACCGCTGGCTGGTGCACGACGAGCTGGTGACCGCCCGGTTGTCGGCGGCCGCCGATCCGCTGGTGGTCGATCTGGGTTATGGCGCGAGCCCGTGGACCACGCTGGAGTTGGCGGCGCGGTTGCGTGCGGTGCGCCCCGATGTCCGGGTGGTCGGGTTGGAGATCGATCCGGAGCGGGTGGTGCCGGGCCGCGACGGGGTCAGTTTCGCCCGCGGCGGATTCGAGTTGGCCGGGCTGCGACCGGTTTTGGTGCGGGCGTTCAATGTGCTGCGGCAGTATCCCGAGGCCGCGGTCGGCGAGGCCTGGGCGACGATTCGGTCCGGTCTGGCACCGGATGGTCTGCTGATCGACGGCACCTGTGACGAGTTGGGTCGCCGCTGCGCCTGGGTGTTGCTCGACCGCGCCGGGCCGCTTTCGCTGACCTTGGCGTGGGATCCGTTCACCGTCGAGCAGCCCTCCGATATCGCCGAGCGGCTGCCGAAAGCGTTGATCCACCGCAATATCCCGGGCGAGCCGATCCATGCGCTGCTGACGGCGGCCGACCGCGCCTGGGCGCACGCGTCGCCACTGGCGCCGTACGGACCTCGGGTGCGCTGGCGCGCCGCCGCCGAATCGCTACGCCGAGAAGGCTTTCCGGTGCGCGTCTACCGGCGGCGGCTGCGTGATTGCGTGCTCTCGGTGCCGTGGGAGACGGTCGCGCCGAACCCCGGAATCGACTGAGCGACAGCGGTTTATCCGCACCGCTACGCGCCGGCCAGCGCCCGCCGCACCCGCTCCGCCGCGCGTGGCGTCAATTGCGCACTGGCCGAACAGATTTCCTCGCCGGTGCAGCGACTGATCGCGACCGCGTCGCCGATCACCTCGTCCAGTGCTGTCTGGCCGATATCGCTTTCGGCGAGGTCGAGCACGGTGCGCAGCGGCGTGGTGACCAGGAACGGACCGGCGGACTCGACCTCGACGCCGAGCAACGCGCGGCGCAGTACGACCAGCCGCGGTGTCACCGGCGGGCGGCCCGCGCCGACCGAGAGATGCAGGAAACGGGGACGCAAGCGGCCGATGCCGTGCAGGTCGGCGGCGCTGTGATGGGAGACCGCGGCGGCGCCGTCGAACCAGGCCGCCCACATCGCGTACTCGTCGAGCGGACCGCTCGGCCACTCGGCCAGGCGCAGCATGCCGACTCCGGCCCTGGTCACTGTGCCCGCCCCGAGGCCGGCCCGCACCTGCGCCTCGCATCCGGTGCGCAACACCTGCCTGGTAGTGAAGAACCCGGCGTGCCGCCCGGCCAATCTGCGCAGTACACGCCAGCCGTGTTCCGCGGATCCGAGAGCGCGGCCCACCGCATCGCCAGCCATGCGGACCAGGCTACGCCCGATTCCTGTGTCAGATGTCACAATCGAAGCCCTCAAAGACCCCTCAGAGACGGCACAGAAAAGTGCGGAAGAATCGGCCGCATGACTACCAAGTCCCCGTCCAGCTCGACGATCAACCGGCGGACCCTGCTGATCGCCCTGACCGTGATAGCGATTCTGCTGGCCACGGTGCTGGTCGGCGGCGAGGCGTACGCCAGGCACACCGTGTCCCGGTGCATCAGCACGCAATTCGAGAAGGAGATGGGCTCGAAGATCGATGTCGGCTTCGGCATGAAGCCGATGCTCATCACCTGGA
This genomic interval carries:
- a CDS encoding class I SAM-dependent methyltransferase translates to MARRKSPDHLVKPVGTITRGTTGVNRLRRSDRWLVHDELVTARLSAAADPLVVDLGYGASPWTTLELAARLRAVRPDVRVVGLEIDPERVVPGRDGVSFARGGFELAGLRPVLVRAFNVLRQYPEAAVGEAWATIRSGLAPDGLLIDGTCDELGRRCAWVLLDRAGPLSLTLAWDPFTVEQPSDIAERLPKALIHRNIPGEPIHALLTAADRAWAHASPLAPYGPRVRWRAAAESLRREGFPVRVYRRRLRDCVLSVPWETVAPNPGID